Sequence from the Thermotoga sp. SG1 genome:
AAGCGTCTATGTGAAAGTTATAGAAGACTGATCAGAGAAGATTTGCCTTCATCTTCTCTTCCAGAGAAATCTCAGTGAGTTCCTCCACAAACACCATTTTCGGTGGTTCTATTCCGTTGAAATACGTGTTGTACTCCACTGTGTACGCTCCTGCATTGACAAAGCAGACAAGATCGTTCAAAGTGATGGTCCTTGGAAGAAGGATCTTATCGTATATAACGTCAACACTGTCGCAAGTTGGTCCTGCAAGATGATACTCTTCCAGTTCGTCGTTTTCTTTTCCCAGCACCCTCACTTCGTACTCGAAGTTTTGCATGGTTTCGGCAAGGCCATGGAACGCACCGGCGTCCAGATAGACCCACTTTTCTCCATTCCGTTCGCTTTTCAAAAGCACTTTTGTGACCAGCCAACCTGCTTCTCCCACCATGTATCTTCCAGGTTCTGCTATGAGTTTCAATCCGTGAACAAACCAGAGGTTCTCATCGATGGTTTCTTCGATGACTCTTCCTATTTCTTCCATCGCTGGGATGGGCTTTCTGTGTTGAACCGGAAAACCTCCTCCGACGTTCAACAGAAAGAGATTCAAACCGGACCTCATGGCTTTTTTGAAGATCTTTCCAGCAACAGAGATTGCTTTCCTCCAGCTTTCAGGGTTCAGATTCTGAGACCCCACGTGGAAACTCACTCCAGAGGGAATCAGTTTCATTTTTGCTGCATAGAAAAGGAGATCCAGAGCGTGATCCGGGTCGGTACCGAATTTTCTGGAAAGGGGCCAGTCCGCATCGGATCCATCCGTTGCTATTCTCACAAAGATCTTGCTGCCCGGTGCACTGATCGCTACTTTTTCTATCTCCATTTCACTATCAACAGCGAAAAGTCTGATCCCGTTTTTGTATGCAAACGCTATGTCTTCTTCTTTCTTTATGGTGTTACCAAAACTCATTCGCTTGCCCGAAATTCCGAGGGCAAGGAGTTTTTCTATCTCCCCTTTCGATGCCACATCAAAATTGCATCCCAGTTTTGCCAAAAGTGAGAGAATACGGGGATGGGAGTTTGCTTTCACGGCGTAGTAAATATCGGCACCCTTCAGCGCTGCTTTCATCTCGAAGAATTTCTTCTCCACAACGGAAAGATCAAAAAGAAGAAACGGTGTTTTTGCTACTTCAAGAGCTCTTCGCACCCAGTATTCCATTTCAGATCCTCCCTGAACGGTTTTTGCATATAAAGAATAGTGGAAGATGTCCTCTTTAAAAAGTAAATTTACGTTAAAATGATCTGACGTATAATGAACGATGGTATTACAAAACGGGGTATTCCTCATTGAGAGAGAAAAAGAAACGTTTTGACAAAGCGTGTTCTGGGGTGTACACTTAGGAAGTACCGCATTGAGCGGAAAGATTTTGAAAAGGAGTGATTTTTTCATGAGAGGTACGGTTAAGTGGTTTGACTCTAAGAAAGGCTACGGTTTCATCACTATGGAGAACGGAGAGGACATCTTCGTTCACTGGTCGGCGATCCAGATGGATGGTTTCAAGACCCTCAGGGAAAACGAACCAGTTGAGTTCGATGTCCAACAGGGAACCAAGGGCCCTCAGGCTGTCAATGTGAGACCTGTTAGATAATCGAGGACGAAACCAATCCAGGCCCCGGTGTTCATCACCGGGGCTTTTTTGATATATTAGAAATCGGACTCAAAAAAATCGGGAGGTGCTCGATTTGGTCAGAGTTAGATTTGCACCTAGCCCAACGGGACACCTTCACGTTGGAGGAGCAAGGACTGCCCTTTTCAACTGGATGTTCGCAAGAAAAGAGGGTGGAAAATTCATTCTGAGGATAGAAGACACCGATCTGGAGAGAAGTTCCATGGAATTCGAAAGGCAAATCCTTGACTCTCTGAGATGGTGCGGACTTGACTGGGATGAAGGTCCCGATGTGGGTGGAGATTACGGTCCGTACCGTCAGAGCGAAAGGCTCGATATCTATCGGGAACACGCTAGAAAACTGGTGGAAGAAAAAAGGGCCTATTACGTTGTATACGATAAAGAAGACCCCACCAGAGAGATGTTTTCCACGTTTGACTATCCCGAAGAGTACGCCAGAAAAGGCCATCCTGTCACAGTGAAATTCAAAGTCCTTCCAGGAAAGACCACATTTGAAGATTTGCTGAAAGGACAGATGGTATTCGACAACTCCACCATAGAGGATTTCATCATCATGAAATCGAACGGGTTTCCTACGTACAACTTCGCCGTCGTGGTGGACGATCATTTGATGGAGATTTCCCATGTCTTCAGAGGAGAAGACCACCTTTCCAACACACCAAAGCAGATCATGATTTATGAGGCGTTCGGCTGGAAAACACCTGTTTTCATGCACATTCCTCTCATACTGGGACCGGACAGAACTCCCCTCAGCAAAAGACACGGTGCAACCTCCGTTGAGCATTTCAGAAAAGAGGGAATTTTGAGCAGGGCTTTGATGAACTATCTTGCCCTTCTTGGTTGGAAAGTAGAAGGAGACGAGATATTCACCATAGAAGAGCGGCTCCAGTCCTTCGATCCAAGAGATATTTCCAACAAAGGTGTGATCTTCGACTATCAGAAACTCGAGTGGGTGAACGGAAAACACATGAGAAGAATCGAACTGGACGATCTGAAAAAAGAATTCGTAGAATGGGCAGAGTACGTGGGTAAAAGAATACCCGATGTTGACGACGATTACTTCCTCAACTCTCTTCGTATATGCAGAGAGAAGGTGAACACACTCTCTCAACTGTACGATATCATGTATCCGTTCTTGAGCGAAGAGTACGAGTACGAAAAAAATTACATCGAAAAGTTCTTGAAGAAAGGAGAATCCGAAAGGATCCTGAAAGAAGTGAGGGAAGAACTGGAAAAACTGGACAACTGGAACATGGAACAAATAGAAAGAGTTTTGAGAGAGGTTGCAGGAAGAGGCATTGCCTCGAAAAAGGTGGTTTTTCAGTTGGTGAGGGGAGCTGTGACGGGGAAACTGGTCACACCAGGGCTCTTTGAAACGATAGAGGTGCTTGGAAAGGAAAGGACACTGAGAAGACTCGAAAGAACCTTACGTTTCTTAAAAGATCTGTAAAATACATATGTTAAAACAAACAGGGGTGAGAAAATGAGGTTAGCCTTTTTCGGTGATGTGCATGGTAACCTTGAAGCTCTAAACGCTGTTCTGGAAGATATACAGAGAAGAGGTGTGGACGAGATCTTCTGTTTGGGAGATCTTGTGGGATACGGTCCAGACCCTGAGGCGGTCGTTCAACTGGTGAAGGAAAGAAACATCAAAACGATCATGGGAAATTACGACGATGCGGTGGGTTATTCGAAAGAAAGCTGTGGATGTTCTTACGCACCAGGCAGAGAAACGGAAGTGGGTGACATCTCACTCAATTGGTCCATTGAAAACACCTCCAAAGAGACAAAAGAATTCCTGAAATCCCTCCCAAAAAGAATGAGTTTCGAAGTGGAGGGAGTCAGGTTTCTCCTTGTTCATGGGAGTCCCTTCAACGAACTTTTGGAGTACGTAAAACCAAACACTCCTTCTGAAAGGTTGAAAGAGATAGCCAGTAAAGTCGAAGAAAATGTAATCGTGAACGGGCATACGCATCTTCCTATGGTGAGATGGGTTTCGGGCAAACTCATTCTGAACCCGGGAAGTGTTGGAAGACCAAAAGACGGCGACCCGAGGGCCTCTTACATGATTGTAGATGTCAAAAGTGGTGTGATCTCTTTTGAGACGATAAGGGTGGCCTATGACGTGAAGACCACAGTAGAAAAGATCGTAAAGAAAGGTCTTCCGATCGAACTTGCAACGGTTCTGGCTCTCGGGCAAACGTTCGATATGGGACCGGGAAAAGTCACATTCACTCTGAGATAGCAAAGGCACAGCATCCTTTGAACTTTCCAGATCCATCGACAGGTTTTGTTACAACATCGACCAGATCTTTCACGATGATTTGAAGATCTTTTCTGTACACACCCTTTGGTTGCATACAGCCAAGGACAACCGTTTTGAACAGTTTTCTTGCTTTTTCGAAGATACGAAGGATTTCTTTCGGATCCGGTGGGGAGTGTTTGCCAAACGGAGTGTTCGATGTTGGGATGAAAACGTTCAAAACTACGGAATCTGTTTCCTTCGAGAGGATCTCCAGTGCTTTTTCCTCGTGACTGATCCGTCCACCGAGTATTCCTACTGTGATGTGGAACACCACTTTCCTGTAA
This genomic interval carries:
- a CDS encoding type III PLP-dependent enzyme; translated protein: MEYWVRRALEVAKTPFLLFDLSVVEKKFFEMKAALKGADIYYAVKANSHPRILSLLAKLGCNFDVASKGEIEKLLALGISGKRMSFGNTIKKEEDIAFAYKNGIRLFAVDSEMEIEKVAISAPGSKIFVRIATDGSDADWPLSRKFGTDPDHALDLLFYAAKMKLIPSGVSFHVGSQNLNPESWRKAISVAGKIFKKAMRSGLNLFLLNVGGGFPVQHRKPIPAMEEIGRVIEETIDENLWFVHGLKLIAEPGRYMVGEAGWLVTKVLLKSERNGEKWVYLDAGAFHGLAETMQNFEYEVRVLGKENDELEEYHLAGPTCDSVDVIYDKILLPRTITLNDLVCFVNAGAYTVEYNTYFNGIEPPKMVFVEELTEISLEEKMKANLL
- a CDS encoding metallophosphoesterase, producing the protein MRLAFFGDVHGNLEALNAVLEDIQRRGVDEIFCLGDLVGYGPDPEAVVQLVKERNIKTIMGNYDDAVGYSKESCGCSYAPGRETEVGDISLNWSIENTSKETKEFLKSLPKRMSFEVEGVRFLLVHGSPFNELLEYVKPNTPSERLKEIASKVEENVIVNGHTHLPMVRWVSGKLILNPGSVGRPKDGDPRASYMIVDVKSGVISFETIRVAYDVKTTVEKIVKKGLPIELATVLALGQTFDMGPGKVTFTLR
- a CDS encoding cold shock domain-containing protein translates to MRGTVKWFDSKKGYGFITMENGEDIFVHWSAIQMDGFKTLRENEPVEFDVQQGTKGPQAVNVRPVR
- the gltX gene encoding glutamate--tRNA ligase gives rise to the protein MVRVRFAPSPTGHLHVGGARTALFNWMFARKEGGKFILRIEDTDLERSSMEFERQILDSLRWCGLDWDEGPDVGGDYGPYRQSERLDIYREHARKLVEEKRAYYVVYDKEDPTREMFSTFDYPEEYARKGHPVTVKFKVLPGKTTFEDLLKGQMVFDNSTIEDFIIMKSNGFPTYNFAVVVDDHLMEISHVFRGEDHLSNTPKQIMIYEAFGWKTPVFMHIPLILGPDRTPLSKRHGATSVEHFRKEGILSRALMNYLALLGWKVEGDEIFTIEERLQSFDPRDISNKGVIFDYQKLEWVNGKHMRRIELDDLKKEFVEWAEYVGKRIPDVDDDYFLNSLRICREKVNTLSQLYDIMYPFLSEEYEYEKNYIEKFLKKGESERILKEVREELEKLDNWNMEQIERVLREVAGRGIASKKVVFQLVRGAVTGKLVTPGLFETIEVLGKERTLRRLERTLRFLKDL